The following are encoded together in the Babylonia areolata isolate BAREFJ2019XMU chromosome 18, ASM4173473v1, whole genome shotgun sequence genome:
- the LOC143293091 gene encoding mitochondrial uncoupling protein 4-like, whose amino-acid sequence MTAKASSRQESFLFKYGLSITAACVAETVTYPLDLTKTRLQIQGEHLHRAAPEHGGVGVKTTVPHRGMLATAVGIVREEGLRKLWQGVPPALYRHVVYSGCRMSFYEVLREKVFKKNADGTFPLWKASLSGLCAGAMGQFVASPTDLVKVRMQMEGRRRLEGKPPRVRNTAHAFRQIMREGGVRGLWSGWVPNVQRAALVNLGDLATYDTTKHLILRNTSLRDNYITHTMASVCSGLVAALMGTPADVVKTRIMNQPTKDGKGLLYSGSVDCLVKTVRKEGFLALYKGLLPIWARMAPWSLVFWLSYEEVRKLTGTSSF is encoded by the exons TGACATACCCGCTGGACCTGACCAAGACACGCCTGCAGATTCAGGGGGAACACCTACACAGGGCGGCACCTgaacatggaggggtgggggtgaagacgaCGGTACCTCATCGTGGGATGTTGGCCACGGCCGTTGGCATTG TGAGGGAGGAAGGACTAAGGAAGCTGTGGCAAGGAGTACCCCCTGCTCTCTACAGACATGTTG TGTATTCTGGGTGCCGTATGAGTTTCTATGAAGTTCTGAGGGAGAAAGTCTTCAAAAAAAACGCTGACGGCACATTTCCACTTTG gaaggcCTCTCTGTCAGGGCTGTGTGCCGGAGCCATGGGTCAGTTTGTGGCCAGCCCCACAGACCTGGTCAAGGTGCGCATGCAGATGGAGGGACGGCGCCGCCTGGAGGGGAAACCGCCCAG ggtGAGGAACACGGCTCATGCATTCCGACAGAtcatgagggaggggggagtgagggggctgTGGAGTGGCTGGGTGCCCAACGTGCAGCGTGCAGCACTCGTCAACCTGGGGG ATCTGGCGACATATGACACCACAAAACACCTAATCCTGAGAAACACATCACTGAGGGacaactacatcacacacaccatggccAG tgtatgTTCGGGTCTGGTGGCAGCTCTTATGGGTACTCCTGCAGATGTGGTGAAGACCCGCATCATGAACCAGCCCACCAAGGACGGGAA AGGGTTGCTGTACTCAGGGTCAGTGGACTGCCTGGTGAAGACGGTGAGGAAAGAGGGATTCCTCGCGCTCTACAAGGGGCTGCTCCCCATCTGGGCCAGAATG gcCCCATGGTCGTTGGTGTTCTGGTTGTCGTATGAGGAAGTGAGGAAACTAACAGGAACATCGTCCTTTTGA